The Daucus carota subsp. sativus chromosome 2, DH1 v3.0, whole genome shotgun sequence genome includes a window with the following:
- the LOC108209622 gene encoding autophagy-related protein 16, with the protein MLDEEIALDAIKHALRALRKRHLVEEAAHGPAYIALSRPFISQGSEWKEKAESLETELQQCYKAQSRLSEQLVVEVAESRASKSLLQDKEDLIASLQNECSQSRDECTRLKELLDEKTQAVELLTSENQELKAQLEETRVRADTAQAENKMLIDRWMLQKMQDAEKLNEANAVYEDMIDKLKASSIEQLARQQVDGVVRQSEEGAEYYVESTIPTANKHKISAHQGGCAALVFEYNSNILISGGQDQTIKMWDTSSGSLIRTLHGCLGSVLDLAITHENSSIIAASSSNKLFVWDKDSGRLRHTLTGHVDKVCAVDVSKFSSRHVASAAYDRTIKIWDLQRGYCTNTIIFPSNCNALSFGMDGHTICSGHVDGHLRLWDIQTGKLLSEVAAHSLAITSISLARNGNVILTSGRDNVHNLFDMRTLEVCGTLRASGNRMASNWSRSCISADDNYVAAGSADGSVHVWSISKASIVSTLKEHNSSVLCCSWSGLGKPLATADRSGTICTWT; encoded by the exons AT GTTAGATGAAGAAATAGCATTAGATGCAATCAAACATGCTTTGAGGGCTCTTCGGAAACGCCATTTGGTTGAAGAAGCAGCTCATGGGCCTGCTTACATTGCTCTTTCTAGGCCCTTTATATCTCAG GGTTCAGAATGGAAGGAGAAAGCAGAAAGTCTTGAaactgaacttcaacaatgttATAAAGCCCAATCCCGATTATCGGAACAGCTTGTTGTGGAAGTTGCTGAATCTAGAGCTTCGAAATCGTTACTGCAAGACAAAGAAGATTTAATTGCCAGTTTGCAAAATGAATGTAGTCAGTCAAG AGATGAATGCACTCGTCTAAAAGAACTTTTAGATGAAAAGACGCAAGCTGTAGAACTGCTTACAAGCGAGAACCAGGAACTCAAGGCTCAACTTGAAGAGACGAGGGTCAGAGCTGATACTGCTCAGGCTGAAAATAAAATGCTAATTGATCGCTGGATGTTGCAAAAGATGCAGGATGCTGAAAAGCTTAATGAG GCGAATGCTGTTTATGAGGATATGATTGATAAGCTCAAGGCAAGCAGTATAGAACAGCTGGCGCGGCAGCAAGTGGATGGTGTGGTTCGCCAGAGTGAAGAAGGTGCTGAGTATTATGTGGAGTCTACTATTCCTACTGCAAACAAACACAAGATCTCTGCTCATCAGGGTGGATGTGCTGCCTTGGTATTTGAGTATAACTCTAACATATTGATAAGTGGGGGCCAGGACCAGACTATTAAAATGTGGGACACAAGTTCTGGTTCACTGATCCGCACACTGCATGGTTGTTTGGGCTCTGTTCTTGATCTGGCAATCACCCACGAAAATAGTTCTATTATTGCTGCAAGTAGCTCAAACAAGTTGTTTGTTTGGGATAAAGATTCTGGCCGGCTTCGGCATACCCTGACAGGCCATGTTGATAAAGTATGTGCTGTAGATGTGAGTAAATTCTCAAGTCGTCATGTCGCCAGTGCTGCCTATGACCGGACAATAAAAATTTGGGATTTGCAGAGAGGCTATTGCACTAATACGATTATTTTCCCTAGTAACTGCAACGCACTTTCTTTTGGCATGGATGGACATACTATATGCTCTGGTCATGTTGATGGACATCTTCGATTGTGGGACATTCAGACAGGAAAGCTACTTAGTGAAGTCGCTGCACATTCACTTGCGATTACATCAATATCCTTAGCAAGAAATGGAAATGTAATATTGACAAGCGGCAGAGATAATGTTCATAATTTGTTCGATATGCGAACTTTAGAGGTCTGTGGGACATTAAGAGCAAGCGGGAACAGAATGGCTTCTAATTGGAGCAGGTCGTGCATTAGTGCAGATGACAATTATGTCGCAGCTGGCTCAGCTGATGGATCTGTCCATGTCTGGTCGATATCTAAAGCTAGTATTGTCAGCACTCTGAAGGAACACAATTCATCTGTTCTCTGTTGTTCATGGAGCGGACTCGGAAAACCTCTAGCCACAGCTGACAGGAGTGGAACAATCTGTACATGGACGTGA